AGTCGTACCGCGACCGAATGGTTGAGCAACTCGCTGACTTGGCTGCGGATGGGGATGCACTCACCCTCAGGAACGACGACATCGTCCGGGAGATTCGGGAAGCATCGGACGACCCTCGTACGTCTGAGACTATCACTCCAACCGAGTGGTACGATGAGCTTCGGCACGAAATTGAACAGGCAGCTGATGTCCCTGCTACCGAGCTGGACATTGCTATCGACCAGACTGAGCGACTTCGATAACCATGAGTACAACAGCCAATTCGGACGAATCCGGTGGAGCAAAGAACGGAGGTGAGAACGACGAAGAGTTCGACCTATCCACGATGTATGAGGACGTGAGTCCTAACGAGCTTGAGCCAACTGATGTGATGATGAATGCATGGCTCGATGCTTTCGATGTCTTGGAAATCGAATCTTCTTGGGATGGGGAGAAGAGCGTTGAAATCTCGTATGATGAGTTACAGCTCGTCGATGAACAGTTGGCTGGAGAGTACCCCAGTTTGCTCGACTTAGTAGTGATGTCTCCCCTTGAGGGACTTGTTAACGGGACCGCCGCTCTGCGGCAGCTCTTGCAGACCAATGATGTCTGTGTACGTCCTGTTGGAGAATCTCCGACTCACAAACGACTTGAGGACATCCGGACGAGCGATGTCAACACCCTCATCTCTGTAGATGCGAGAGTAACCGACTCGTCCGAAATCAAACCGACAGTAGTCCTGTCCGTGTTTAAGTGTATGAGTTGCGGCACTCGGCAGAAAATTGAACAGAAGTACAGGACATCGTCGAAGTTGATATATCCGTATGAGTGTACCCACGAAGAGTGTGGATGTTCAGCGCCTCGTAACTTCCAGTTCCTCGCTGAGCGTAGCTCTTGGGTTGACGGTCGAGAAATCATCGTGCAAGACCTGCACGAGACATCTGATAAAGACAATCCGAGTGAGATGGTCGCTATCCTCCACAAAGACCTATGTGGGCAGGTAGACCCCGGAGACCATGTCCGTCTCAACTGTATCGTAAAGACGTACGAAGGGGATGATAAGTTCGCACAACCGTTCCTTCGTGTAGTTGGATTGGAACATGATGAAGAGGATTACGAGTCCATCGACATATCTGACGAGGAGAAAGAGAAAATCCGCAATATAGGGTCACGACCAGATGTCTTCGATACGCTCGTGTCTGGAGTCGCTCCTAATATCGAGGGGGATGACTACTATGCAGCCAAAATGGCCATCTTGATGCAACTCGCTACATCGGGTCGCATCCCGACTCGGGATGGAGACATGCGTGGGTCCTCCCACATGCTGTTCCTTGGCGAACCAGGGACTGGTAAGTCCCAGCTGATGAAGTTCGCTCGGGGCATCGAAGGTAAATCAGAGTGGGCTACCGGAGAGGGCATCTCTGGAGTAGGACTGTTAGCTGCCCTTGACCGCGAGGATAGGTTCTCGTCCACCGATAAATGGACTATCCGAGCCGGAACACTTGTGCGGGCTAACCGGGGGCTGGCGTGCATTGACGAGCTCGATAAAGCCTCTGATTCAGAGCTTAACCAGTTGTATACGGCTCTTGAGTCACAAGTCGCTAAAATCGACAAAGCCGTCTCTGCAGAACTACCGGCAGTGACCCGTGTACTGGCGACCTCAAACCCCAAGCACGACGTATGGAGAGACGATGAGCCGCTAGACTCACAGCTTAAGTTCCCTAAGGCAATTCTGGACCGCTTTGACCTCATCTTCAGATTCGAAGATAGGCAGGATGATGACAGAGACCGGGAGATTGCCGGGTCAATCTTTAGTCAGGTAGCTGAGGCAGATATGGAGGACGAGGACAAGGACTACCCGTCTAAGGACTTCTTGAGGAAGTACCTTGCGTACTGTCGACGGTACAACCCATCTATCCCCACAGACATAGTTGACCAGGCGGAGGACATGTATGTGGAGATGCGGGGCACCAATGAGGATGATGACCCAGATAGCCCGCTCGGGGCTAAACCCCGTCAAGCAGAAGGTCTCCTACGGCTCTCCCTTGCCTCGGCTCGCCTCCGGCTATCAGAGACTGTCGAGGAGGAGGATTTGGAGCGTG
The DNA window shown above is from Natrialba magadii ATCC 43099 and carries:
- a CDS encoding AAA family ATPase, with amino-acid sequence MSTTANSDESGGAKNGGENDEEFDLSTMYEDVSPNELEPTDVMMNAWLDAFDVLEIESSWDGEKSVEISYDELQLVDEQLAGEYPSLLDLVVMSPLEGLVNGTAALRQLLQTNDVCVRPVGESPTHKRLEDIRTSDVNTLISVDARVTDSSEIKPTVVLSVFKCMSCGTRQKIEQKYRTSSKLIYPYECTHEECGCSAPRNFQFLAERSSWVDGREIIVQDLHETSDKDNPSEMVAILHKDLCGQVDPGDHVRLNCIVKTYEGDDKFAQPFLRVVGLEHDEEDYESIDISDEEKEKIRNIGSRPDVFDTLVSGVAPNIEGDDYYAAKMAILMQLATSGRIPTRDGDMRGSSHMLFLGEPGTGKSQLMKFARGIEGKSEWATGEGISGVGLLAALDREDRFSSTDKWTIRAGTLVRANRGLACIDELDKASDSELNQLYTALESQVAKIDKAVSAELPAVTRVLATSNPKHDVWRDDEPLDSQLKFPKAILDRFDLIFRFEDRQDDDRDREIAGSIFSQVAEADMEDEDKDYPSKDFLRKYLAYCRRYNPSIPTDIVDQAEDMYVEMRGTNEDDDPDSPLGAKPRQAEGLLRLSLASARLRLSETVEEEDLERARWLIDSSMRQTATDENGDIDASIWVNGRSQSQAERMKTAEETVDILTEEGSEPVSREALIASLVDDGISQDKAQRSIKKLCDRGYIYEHKDGLYRKA